A stretch of Thermus neutrinimicus DNA encodes these proteins:
- the wecB gene encoding non-hydrolyzing UDP-N-acetylglucosamine 2-epimerase, which produces MTVVSVVGARPQFIKAAAVSRVLRATPGLREVLVHTGQHHDDNMSRVFFEELEIPEPDYHLGIGGGTHGQNTGRMLEAIEGVLLKEKPDWVLVYGDTDSTLAGALAAAKLHIPVAHVEAGLRSFNRRMPEEINRVLTDHVSDLLFAPTETAVQNLLREGIPADKVHLVGDVMYDAALYYGEKAERESQILQRLNVAPKGYILATVHRAENTDDPVRLRVILEALAQVHREVPVVFPVHPRTRKRAEAYGLEELLDRMLTIEPVGYLDMVMLEKNARLIATDSGGVQKEAFFYRVPCATLRDETEWVELVESGWNRLCPPKDVESLVGCFLNVWDGALIFPYGNGRAAAGVATLLAGGGILWSKNVF; this is translated from the coding sequence ATGACGGTGGTCAGTGTGGTGGGTGCCCGGCCGCAGTTCATCAAGGCGGCGGCGGTGTCGCGGGTTCTTAGGGCTACACCTGGACTTCGGGAAGTGTTGGTCCATACGGGCCAGCACCATGACGACAACATGAGCCGGGTTTTCTTTGAGGAGCTGGAGATTCCGGAACCCGATTACCACCTGGGTATAGGCGGGGGAACCCATGGGCAAAACACGGGCCGCATGCTGGAGGCCATAGAGGGGGTTCTCTTGAAAGAGAAGCCCGATTGGGTCTTGGTCTACGGGGACACGGACAGTACCCTGGCGGGGGCCCTGGCTGCGGCCAAGCTGCACATTCCCGTGGCCCACGTGGAGGCCGGTCTACGCTCCTTTAACCGGCGTATGCCAGAGGAAATCAATCGGGTCCTCACTGACCACGTATCGGACCTTCTTTTCGCTCCCACGGAAACGGCCGTACAAAACCTCCTACGGGAGGGTATTCCTGCTGATAAGGTGCACTTGGTGGGGGATGTGATGTACGATGCCGCTCTTTACTATGGAGAGAAGGCCGAGAGAGAAAGCCAGATACTCCAGCGCTTGAATGTGGCCCCGAAGGGCTATATCCTTGCCACGGTTCACCGGGCCGAGAACACGGATGATCCCGTACGACTAAGGGTTATCTTGGAGGCCCTGGCCCAGGTGCACCGGGAGGTGCCGGTGGTTTTCCCCGTGCACCCTCGTACCCGCAAGCGGGCTGAAGCCTATGGCCTGGAGGAGCTCTTGGACAGGATGTTGACCATTGAACCCGTGGGATACCTGGACATGGTGATGCTGGAGAAGAATGCCCGACTTATTGCCACCGACTCAGGTGGGGTGCAGAAGGAGGCCTTCTTCTATCGCGTGCCGTGCGCTACCCTAAGGGACGAGACCGAGTGGGTGGAGCTGGTGGAGTCTGGATGGAATCGTTTGTGCCCGCCAAAAGATGTGGAATCTCTAGTGGGTTGTTTTCTTAACGTTTGGGATGGTGCTCTGATTTTTCCCTACGGGA
- a CDS encoding lipopolysaccharide biosynthesis protein, with the protein MKNPSFWSPLKSHFFRGVLAIGGSTALAQLVAVLASPILTRVYGPDDMGSWGLFVSFLGLASVLTSLRYEVAIVAARKDEDALLLCCSGLVLVLLTSLLGAFAFEFLRQGGALGYGVFSPLATLLAFIALASTGFGLVLRFFALRRERFGVIGRFTVAQAWSKVLLQLVLSPFGSMGLLLGETLGRLVSLGWLFRGLSCLRPAFAPRVLLAYWTYPVIQLPSSFVNTLVLVAPVPLFVSLYGPSAGGALALAQRVVGLPVSLIGTAVADVFYGRASIMLRQEPKRLLAFFLRVSFGLGLMGFALGFVLWFFAPKVATWVFGPEWELAGQMLGAMAPWVTLQLAVSPVSRVVFLSPWSWLKLLYDFLSLGAVLSPLWFLRFSGPVEAVWGISLLMAGTYGAYFVILLFLVHRLQYEGGGGA; encoded by the coding sequence ATGAAGAACCCATCTTTCTGGTCTCCCCTAAAAAGCCATTTTTTCCGTGGAGTATTGGCTATCGGGGGGAGTACCGCTTTGGCCCAACTTGTCGCGGTGCTGGCCTCCCCCATTTTAACGCGGGTTTACGGTCCGGATGATATGGGCAGCTGGGGGCTTTTTGTCAGTTTTCTTGGCTTGGCCTCGGTTTTAACCTCCCTGAGATATGAGGTGGCGATCGTGGCCGCCCGAAAGGACGAAGATGCCTTGTTGCTGTGCTGCAGCGGTCTTGTTCTTGTTTTGCTGACATCTCTGCTTGGAGCTTTCGCATTTGAGTTCCTGCGGCAAGGGGGTGCTCTGGGTTATGGCGTGTTCTCTCCTTTGGCAACACTTTTGGCCTTTATCGCCTTGGCTTCCACCGGTTTTGGGCTTGTATTGCGTTTTTTTGCGCTGCGCAGGGAAAGATTTGGGGTGATTGGCCGTTTCACCGTTGCCCAGGCATGGTCCAAGGTGCTCTTGCAGTTGGTTTTGAGCCCTTTTGGTTCCATGGGACTGCTCCTTGGGGAGACGCTGGGGAGGCTGGTGTCATTGGGATGGCTATTCCGGGGTCTCTCCTGCCTGAGACCTGCCTTTGCCCCTCGCGTTCTTTTGGCGTACTGGACGTATCCCGTTATTCAGCTCCCTTCAAGTTTTGTAAACACATTGGTTTTGGTTGCCCCGGTTCCCCTCTTCGTGTCCTTGTACGGGCCTTCTGCGGGGGGGGCTCTCGCCCTTGCACAAAGGGTGGTTGGACTCCCTGTAAGCTTGATTGGCACCGCGGTGGCCGATGTGTTTTATGGGCGCGCTTCTATAATGCTTCGCCAGGAGCCAAAACGACTTTTGGCGTTTTTTCTGAGAGTTTCCTTTGGGCTAGGGCTTATGGGTTTTGCGTTGGGTTTTGTCCTTTGGTTTTTTGCTCCCAAGGTGGCAACCTGGGTATTTGGGCCCGAGTGGGAGTTGGCAGGCCAGATGCTGGGGGCTATGGCTCCCTGGGTCACCCTTCAGTTAGCGGTTAGCCCGGTCAGTCGGGTGGTGTTTCTCTCCCCTTGGTCTTGGTTGAAGCTTTTGTACGACTTTCTTTCCCTGGGGGCTGTCCTAAGCCCCCTATGGTTTCTCAGGTTTTCTGGGCCGGTAGAGGCGGTATGGGGTATATCCCTCCTGATGGCGGGGACATATGGAGCCTATTTTGTCATTTTGCTTTTCTTGGTGCATCGGCTACAGTATGAGGGCGGGGGAGGAGCATGA
- a CDS encoding acyltransferase, which produces MEYFVHESAYVDEGAKIGRGTRIWHFCHIMPGAEIGEECTLGQNVFVAKGVRMGRGCKIQNNVSLYEGVVLEDHVFVGPSAVFTNVRTPRAAFPRNRSEDYLRTLVKRGATIGANATIVCGVTIGEWAFVAAGAVVTKDVPPYALVAGVPARIVGYACECGLPLRFAPEGEEAQCRECGRRYRKEGERVWRVE; this is translated from the coding sequence ATGGAATACTTCGTGCACGAAAGCGCCTACGTGGATGAGGGCGCCAAGATAGGCCGTGGTACCCGAATATGGCATTTCTGCCATATCATGCCGGGGGCGGAGATCGGGGAGGAATGCACCTTGGGCCAAAACGTCTTTGTGGCCAAAGGGGTGAGGATGGGCCGGGGGTGCAAGATACAGAACAACGTCTCCCTGTACGAGGGGGTCGTCTTGGAGGACCATGTGTTCGTGGGCCCCAGCGCGGTCTTCACCAACGTGCGCACCCCCAGGGCGGCCTTTCCCCGCAATCGCAGCGAGGACTACCTCCGGACGTTGGTCAAGCGGGGGGCTACCATTGGCGCCAACGCCACCATTGTCTGTGGGGTGACCATTGGGGAATGGGCCTTTGTGGCCGCCGGGGCTGTGGTTACCAAGGATGTGCCCCCTTATGCCTTGGTGGCCGGGGTGCCGGCCCGGATCGTGGGGTATGCTTGCGAGTGCGGTCTTCCCCTGCGCTTTGCCCCTGAGGGGGAGGAGGCACAGTGCAGGGAATGCGGCCGGCGCTACCGCAAGGAAGGGGAGAGGGTATGGCGGGTGGAGTGA
- a CDS encoding nucleotide sugar dehydrogenase, translating into MPELSTTSLLEELKRKIATREAVVGVVGLGYVGLPFAVEKAKVGFRVIGVEQNPRRAEKVNRGENYIPDVRDEDLKELVARGLIRAETDFRRVPEMDVIVIAVPTPLTQNLTPDLRYVVRVTEAIAEHLRPGQLISLESTTYPGTTEEVMLPLLEARGLKVEEDFFLVHSPERVDPGNKRYTTKNTTKVVGGCGPRSLEVGAFFYGQTIERVVTVSSAKAAELVKVFENTFRAVNIALVNELALLCDRMGLNVWEVLDAAFTKPFGIMPFYPGPGVGGHCIPIDPHYLEWKAKEYNFNTHFIALAGEINRKMPEFVVERTLRLLAGEGIPIKGAKVLVLGVAYKKDIGDYRESPAIRVIQGLRRLGLEVQYHDPHVPRFQEHGLEMESVDLTPKRLEEQDLVLITTDHSAFDYPWILEHARRVLDTRGATRHLKHPKVTLL; encoded by the coding sequence ATGCCGGAGTTGTCCACGACATCCCTGCTGGAAGAGCTCAAACGGAAAATTGCCACCCGTGAGGCGGTGGTGGGGGTGGTGGGCCTGGGGTACGTGGGCCTTCCCTTTGCGGTGGAGAAGGCCAAGGTGGGGTTCAGGGTCATCGGGGTGGAGCAAAACCCCAGGCGGGCGGAGAAAGTGAACCGGGGGGAAAACTACATCCCTGACGTGCGGGATGAGGACCTTAAGGAGTTGGTGGCCCGGGGGTTGATCCGGGCGGAGACCGACTTCCGCCGGGTACCCGAGATGGACGTCATCGTCATTGCCGTGCCCACGCCCCTTACCCAGAACCTCACCCCAGACCTCCGGTACGTGGTGCGGGTTACGGAGGCCATCGCTGAGCACCTGAGGCCAGGCCAGCTCATTAGCCTCGAGTCCACCACCTACCCGGGCACCACGGAGGAGGTGATGCTCCCCCTCCTCGAGGCCCGGGGCCTCAAGGTGGAGGAGGACTTCTTCCTGGTGCACTCCCCCGAGCGGGTGGACCCCGGCAACAAGCGCTACACCACCAAGAACACCACCAAGGTGGTGGGCGGGTGTGGCCCGCGTTCCCTGGAGGTGGGGGCCTTCTTTTACGGCCAGACCATAGAGCGGGTGGTCACCGTTTCCAGCGCCAAGGCGGCGGAGCTGGTCAAGGTCTTTGAGAACACCTTCCGTGCGGTCAACATCGCCTTGGTGAACGAACTGGCCCTCCTTTGCGACCGCATGGGGCTTAACGTGTGGGAGGTGCTGGACGCCGCCTTCACCAAGCCCTTCGGCATCATGCCCTTCTACCCGGGCCCCGGAGTGGGCGGGCACTGTATCCCCATAGACCCCCACTACCTGGAGTGGAAGGCCAAGGAGTACAACTTCAACACCCACTTCATCGCCTTGGCGGGTGAGATCAACCGCAAGATGCCGGAGTTCGTGGTGGAGAGAACCCTTCGCCTTTTGGCGGGGGAGGGGATTCCCATCAAGGGCGCCAAGGTCTTGGTCTTAGGGGTGGCTTACAAGAAGGACATCGGCGACTACCGGGAAAGCCCGGCCATCCGGGTGATTCAGGGCTTAAGGCGCCTGGGCCTCGAGGTCCAGTACCACGACCCCCACGTGCCCCGGTTCCAGGAGCACGGCTTGGAGATGGAAAGCGTGGACCTAACCCCAAAGCGGCTGGAGGAACAGGACCTGGTCCTGATCACCACGGATCACTCGGCCTTTGACTACCCTTGGATCCTGGAGCACGCTAGGCGGGTTTTGGACACCCGGGGGGCTACCCGCCATCTCAAGCATCCCAAGGTGACCTTGTTATGA
- a CDS encoding Gfo/Idh/MocA family oxidoreductase: MKRFALIGAAGYIAPRHLKAIKEVGGDLVAALDPFDAVGVLDSYFPNAEFFREPEVFEAYLEDHPVDWVSVVSPNHLHEAHIRLGLRQGAHVLCEKPLVVEPESLDRLAAMEARTGKRVYTVLQLRVHPALLALRERLQGEGGKRQVVLTYITSRGPWYQKSWKADEAKSGGVATNIGIHFFDLLLWYFGRVEVLEVHLRTPTTVAGYLELERAQVRWFLSIDPRFLPQEVQARGQRTYRSIRIEGEEVEFSEGFTDLHTEVYRRTLAGEGFGLEEARPGIEVTARVRRAEVVVPRPGVRHAFLE, translated from the coding sequence ATGAAGCGCTTTGCCTTGATCGGGGCCGCCGGCTACATCGCTCCCCGCCACCTCAAGGCCATCAAGGAGGTGGGGGGGGATCTGGTGGCGGCCTTGGATCCCTTCGATGCGGTGGGCGTACTGGATAGCTACTTCCCCAACGCGGAGTTCTTCCGTGAGCCCGAGGTGTTTGAGGCCTACCTGGAGGACCACCCTGTGGACTGGGTTTCCGTGGTGAGCCCCAACCATCTCCACGAGGCCCATATCCGCTTGGGCTTACGCCAGGGGGCCCATGTGCTATGCGAGAAGCCCTTGGTGGTGGAACCGGAGTCCCTGGACCGCCTGGCGGCCATGGAGGCCCGCACGGGCAAAAGGGTGTACACGGTTTTGCAGCTTCGGGTTCATCCCGCCCTCTTGGCCTTGAGGGAACGGTTGCAAGGGGAAGGGGGGAAGAGGCAGGTGGTGCTCACCTACATCACCAGCCGCGGGCCTTGGTACCAGAAGAGCTGGAAGGCCGATGAGGCCAAGAGCGGCGGTGTGGCCACCAATATCGGCATCCATTTCTTTGACCTTCTCCTTTGGTACTTTGGGAGGGTGGAGGTCCTCGAGGTCCACCTGCGCACGCCCACCACGGTGGCTGGGTATCTAGAGCTGGAAAGGGCCCAGGTGCGCTGGTTTCTTTCCATAGACCCCCGCTTTCTTCCCCAAGAGGTTCAGGCTCGAGGCCAACGCACCTACCGCTCCATTCGCATCGAGGGGGAGGAGGTGGAGTTTTCCGAGGGGTTCACCGACCTGCACACCGAGGTCTACCGCCGTACCCTGGCTGGGGAGGGATTCGGCCTGGAGGAAGCCCGGCCGGGTATTGAGGTGACCGCCCGGGTGCGCCGGGCGGAGGTGGTTGTCCCCCGCCCTGGGGTCCGGCATGCCTTCCTGGAGTAG
- a CDS encoding DegT/DnrJ/EryC1/StrS family aminotransferase has protein sequence MAGGVNRIPILDLTPEVEALWDDLMAAITRVLRSGQFILGPEVEAFEREVAEYLGVKHAIGLNSGTDALVIGLRALGVGPGDEVITTPFTFFATAEAISLVGATPVFVDIDPKTFNINPDLIPAAITPRTKAILPVHLYGRPAEMDAILAIAEEHGLKVLEDCAQAFGATYRGKKVGTLGHAGAFSFFPSKNLGAYGDGGLLVTDDDGVAELARMLRAHGSRRKYFNEMVGYNSRLDALQAAILRVKLPHVDRWNEKRRQVARRYNQLLSGIPDLVLPEVSEGHVFHQYTVRILGGKRDMVQQALAEAVIGTMVYYPIPLHRLPVYGYPEGALPLAERAAGEVLSLPMGPFLEGGAQEKVVGPLVTFLS, from the coding sequence ATGGCGGGTGGAGTGAACCGCATCCCCATCCTGGACCTCACCCCGGAGGTGGAGGCGCTCTGGGATGACCTCATGGCGGCCATCACCCGGGTGTTGCGCTCGGGGCAGTTCATCCTCGGCCCCGAGGTGGAGGCCTTTGAAAGGGAGGTGGCGGAGTACTTGGGCGTCAAGCATGCCATCGGGCTTAACTCCGGCACCGATGCCTTGGTGATCGGGCTAAGGGCCCTGGGGGTAGGCCCTGGGGACGAGGTGATCACCACGCCCTTTACCTTCTTCGCCACCGCCGAGGCGATAAGTTTGGTGGGGGCCACGCCGGTTTTTGTGGACATAGATCCCAAAACCTTCAACATCAATCCCGACCTCATCCCGGCCGCCATCACCCCTCGGACCAAGGCCATCCTTCCCGTGCACCTTTACGGCCGCCCGGCGGAGATGGATGCCATCCTGGCCATAGCGGAGGAGCATGGGCTTAAGGTGCTGGAGGACTGCGCCCAGGCCTTTGGGGCCACCTACCGGGGCAAAAAGGTGGGGACCTTGGGGCATGCGGGGGCTTTCTCCTTCTTCCCCAGCAAGAACCTGGGGGCCTATGGGGATGGGGGTTTGCTGGTCACCGACGACGACGGGGTAGCTGAGCTGGCGCGGATGCTCAGGGCGCACGGCTCGAGGCGCAAGTACTTTAACGAGATGGTGGGGTATAACTCGCGCCTGGATGCCCTTCAGGCGGCTATCCTGCGGGTCAAGCTGCCCCATGTGGATCGGTGGAACGAAAAGCGGCGTCAGGTGGCCCGGCGCTACAACCAGCTTCTTTCCGGGATTCCTGACCTGGTCCTTCCCGAGGTTTCCGAAGGGCACGTCTTCCACCAGTACACGGTGCGGATTCTCGGGGGTAAAAGGGATATGGTCCAACAAGCCCTGGCAGAGGCGGTTATCGGCACCATGGTCTATTACCCCATTCCCCTCCACCGGTTGCCGGTGTATGGCTATCCGGAAGGAGCTTTACCGCTGGCAGAGAGGGCGGCGGGCGAGGTCCTTTCCTTGCCCATGGGACCCTTTTTGGAAGGGGGCGCGCAGGAGAAAGTAGTTGGGCCTTTAGTAACCTTCTTGTCGTAA